GAGGCCGGATTGAAATTGTTGGAAAAAGTCAAGAAACAGTTTGACTTGCCTATTCTCTCGGACGTCCACTATCCCGAAGAGGTGGCCGCCTGCGCCCAGGTGCTGGATGTGATCCAGATCCCGGCCTATCTCTGCATGCAGACCGAGCTGACCCTGCAGATCGCCAAGACCGGGAAAGTGGTAAATGTCAAGAAAGGGCAGTTTTTGGCTCCGGAGGACGTGGGGCACATCGTCAAAAAGATCGAGGAGACCGGGAACACCAATATTCTCCTGACCGAGCGGGGCACCAGCTTCGGATACCACAACCTGGTGGTGGACTTTAAGTCCCTGCCCATCATGCGCTCTTTGGGCTACCCGGTGGTGTTCGACGTGACCCACACCATCCGCAAGTACGGCAAGCCCTCCAGCGATCCCAAGGGCGGCAGTCCGGAGTTCATAGAACCCCTGGCCCGGGCCGGGGTGGCCTGCGGCTGCGACGCCATATTCATCGAGACCCATCCCAGGCCCTGTGAAGCCAAGTGCGACGCGGCCAGCATGCTGGAGTTGTCCAAGCTGGAGAGGTTGGTGGAGAGTTTGATGGAACTGGATGCAGTTACCAGGAAATACGCTTAATCATCAAGGCTGCCAGCCATATTTTAA
The DNA window shown above is from bacterium and carries:
- the kdsA gene encoding 3-deoxy-8-phosphooctulonate synthase — translated: MTRQLNIGKVKIGGGAPLALIAGPCVMEDESVVLKTAEEIKKIADKLKINLIFKSSYKKDNRSSAKSYQGPGLEAGLKLLEKVKKQFDLPILSDVHYPEEVAACAQVLDVIQIPAYLCMQTELTLQIAKTGKVVNVKKGQFLAPEDVGHIVKKIEETGNTNILLTERGTSFGYHNLVVDFKSLPIMRSLGYPVVFDVTHTIRKYGKPSSDPKGGSPEFIEPLARAGVACGCDAIFIETHPRPCEAKCDAASMLELSKLERLVESLMELDAVTRKYA